TACATCCCGCAAGATAAAACTCCTCTAAAATAGAAATTGCAAGTGCTGCCCCTTCATTCGGTTCAGTTCCGCTTCCTATTTCATCAAATAGTAGCAACGTATTATTATTTGACATCCTCATAATCTCAGATAAATTTTTCATATGAGATGAAAATGTACTGAGTGCATTTTCGATACTTTGATTATCACCAATATCTACAAATACATTTTCGAAAATAGCAATTTCTGTTTCTTTATCTCCAGCAATGTGCAAGCCTGACATTGTCGCTAATGTTAACAATCCAATTGTTTTTAACACGATTGTTTTCCCGCCTGCATTTGGTCCTGTAATAATTAAACTACGGTAATTTTGACCGATTTCAAAGTTTAACGGTACTACTTTCCCACTTAAAAGCGGATGCTTACAATTTACTAAACGAATGTAGCCATGATCATTTAACTCCGGCTCTATTCCATCGATTGATTTACTAAACTTCGCTTTCGCAAATACCATATCATATTGACTAATTAACTCCATGTTAATCTTTATACTATAAATGTTTTCTAACACCATTCCTGATAAAGTCGCTAAAATTTGATACTCTTCCATCGCTTCTTCTGCTTTCAAACTTGCGAGTTCCACATTTAACTTTGTAACCGTATGTGGTTCTATAAATACAGTAGAACCTTTAGCGGACGCTTCAACTATACTTCCCGCAACTTGATTTTTATAAGAAGATTTAATTGGAATCGTATACCTATCATCCTTCTTACTAATAAAGAATTCTTGAATATACTTCTTATTTGCACTACTATTTAAAAACTTCGTTAAACGCTCTTTTATTTTTCCATCTACAGAATCGATGTTATTTCGAATTCGTTTTAACTCTTTACTAGCGGCAGAATCAATGCTATTTCCTTTTATTGAAAAATTAATTTCCTCTTCAATACTTTTAAATTCAGTCATTGAATTTGCATAAGAAGCTAATACTGGCGCAAAAAATTCTTTATCTAACATAAACTTTTTAATCTTCCTACAGCCACGTAAAAAATCTGAAACGCTTACTAACTCTTCAGGATCTAAAATCATCCCTTTTTCTAATTTTTGAATCGTACTTGCGATATTTGAAATACCGAAAAAAGGAACATGCCCTTCTGCATCTAATATAGCTCGCGCTTCGGTTGTTTCATTTAATCGATTCCTTACTACTTTTATACTTGTACTCGGCTCTAATTTATTTATTAATTCTTTTCCTAATCCACTTACACAATAAGATTTCACTATATCCTTTAATTCGTTATATTGTAACTTTTCAAAAGTCATCGTATTCATTCTATTTCTCCTCACTATGATTGATTTCTATCATAAATGAAGATACCTACTCATTAGATTCCAATGAGCCCTACATTATTCAATTACCATTTTTATACATTAAAAATATATACAAAAAAGCTGCGGGGATACCGCAGCTTTTACATTTACAAGGCATGAGTAATAACATATGAGGAAATAAGCCATAAAAACGGATGGCAATCCCCTTATTACACGCTTTATAAAGTATTGTAGGTATCTTCATAGGTATCGAAATAAATCCATGACAAAATTAGGGGTATGGTATACATAAAAATCCCCTGTTCTTATCCGATTTATTTCATTAAATTTTTCCTATTTAGTACCTACCGCACTCACAAAAAGCACCTCTCATTAATTTATATTATAGTCATTGAAATCTAATTTACTGAAATCATCATACTATATGTTTCTTGAGAAGTAAAGGTGTCAGACTATTTCCTTACAGACTGTAAAGCTTTCATATAATCCACCTTTTTCTCAAGTGTCTTTTTTGCCTCTTCAGCCGTTACTATATAATCTACCGCAATATGTAGTAATACATC
This Bacillus paramycoides DNA region includes the following protein-coding sequences:
- a CDS encoding endonuclease MutS2; protein product: MNTMTFEKLQYNELKDIVKSYCVSGLGKELINKLEPSTSIKVVRNRLNETTEARAILDAEGHVPFFGISNIASTIQKLEKGMILDPEELVSVSDFLRGCRKIKKFMLDKEFFAPVLASYANSMTEFKSIEEEINFSIKGNSIDSAASKELKRIRNNIDSVDGKIKERLTKFLNSSANKKYIQEFFISKKDDRYTIPIKSSYKNQVAGSIVEASAKGSTVFIEPHTVTKLNVELASLKAEEAMEEYQILATLSGMVLENIYSIKINMELISQYDMVFAKAKFSKSIDGIEPELNDHGYIRLVNCKHPLLSGKVVPLNFEIGQNYRSLIITGPNAGGKTIVLKTIGLLTLATMSGLHIAGDKETEIAIFENVFVDIGDNQSIENALSTFSSHMKNLSEIMRMSNNNTLLLFDEIGSGTEPNEGAALAISILEEFYLAGCITVASTHYGEIKRFSEMHDDFMNAAMQFNSETLEPLYKLVIGKSGESNALWIANKMNVRERVLQRAKAYMENKEYALEKVNESKIRKPKFLQEKRENHYEYKIGDRVNLLDYDDFGIIYKEIDNFYNVVVYYNGEFVEVNIKRITLEVAAKELYPEGYDLNTLFVDYKERKMQHDIERGSKKALRKIQKEIRKNRG